From a region of the Colias croceus chromosome 14, ilColCroc2.1 genome:
- the LOC123697387 gene encoding visual system homeobox 2-like, with the protein MAEYGLYGAMVRHSLPLPETILKSAKDNDNVAPWLLGMHRKSLEAAQHLKESGSEREGSEAEPERAPSASPHRHDGHDNQFGQAQSSPGSSTTASSSAKGRASPEPREMYDDPEAFRNNSIACLRAKAQEHQARLLSNNLLLQVRGLQRSRAASADEDGPADIDVGTEPPPLDARLY; encoded by the exons ATGGCGGAGTATGGTCTCTACGGCGCGATGGTCCGGCACTCCCTGCCACTCCCGGAGACCATCCTCAAGAGTGCGAAAGACAATGACAATGTGGCGCCCTGGCTTCTTG GCATGCACCGCAAGTCGTTGGAGGCGGCGCAGCACCTCAAGGAGTCGGGGTCGGAGCGTGAGGGGTCGGAAGCGGAGCCCGAGCGCGCGCCCTCCGCCTCCCCACACCGACATGATGGCCATGATAACCAG TTCGGTCAAGCGCAAAGCTCTCCCGGCAGCAGCACGACAGCTTCCTCCTCAGCCAAAGGCCGCGCGTCACCCGAACCCCGTGAAATGTACGACGACCCTGAAGCGTTCAGGAACAATAGCATCGCGTGTCTGCGGGCCAAGGCTCAGGAGCACCAGGCGAGGCTGCTGTCCAATAACCTGTTGCTACAA GTGCGAGGCCTGCAGCGGTCCCGCGCCGCGAGCGCGGACGAGGACGGGCCGGCGGACATCGACGTGGGCACGGAGCCGCCGCCGCTCGACGCGCGCCTCTACTGA